The sequence ACGGGGTTTTGGATCGGATTCGGGCCCAGTATGAGCCATAAACGATGGTGTGACGATAGACCAGGACCAGGATGTGAAGAATAAGGAGAATGTTTTGATTATACAAAAACTTGAAGTCGGTCCCATTATGGCCAACTGCTTTATTGTAGGGTGTGAAGATACAAAACAGGCAGTTGTCATTGATCCGGGCGATGATGCAGACAGGATCCTCATGGCCCTTGCCAAGGCTGAACTGAAGGTAAAGTATCTGATCAATACCCATGGGCATTTTGACCATGTTGGGGCAAACAAGAAAATGAAGGATGCTACTGCTGCTCAGATTGCCGTTCATCCTGATGATGAATCCATGCTTTTGGACCTGTCCAATCATGCTGCCATGTTTGGTCTTGGGGCAGAAAATTCCCCGCCTGCCGACATCCATCTTAAAGATGGTGACACGATTACCTTTGGCAATATTACTTTTGAAGTGATTCACACCCCGGGGCACTCACCCGGAGGCATCTGCCTTTACACGCCCGGCCATCTGTTTGTCGGA comes from uncultured Desulfobacter sp. and encodes:
- a CDS encoding MBL fold metallo-hydrolase — its product is MIIQKLEVGPIMANCFIVGCEDTKQAVVIDPGDDADRILMALAKAELKVKYLINTHGHFDHVGANKKMKDATAAQIAVHPDDESMLLDLSNHAAMFGLGAENSPPADIHLKDGDTITFGNITFEVIHTPGHSPGGICLYTPGHLFVGDTLFMGSIGRTDLPGGNYDTLISSIKAKLLNLDENTTVYPGHGPETSIANEKRMNPFLR